A window of Sulfurospirillum tamanense contains these coding sequences:
- the dnaA gene encoding chromosomal replication initiator protein DnaA: protein MLADTILEMLRHEIPTQEFERYIQQLSFFEKASRSDLVVFTAPNILICNWVKTKYASKISHLFEVKTGIKPTVKIVPENKKSHVSTAGASVPLTLLEETKQTKSTLLNPSYQFESFVVGSSNQYAYSAAKSIAEKPGKMYNPVFIYGPTGLGKTHLIHAIGNFSLTQGKSVIYTTIEQFMNDFTYNLKNGSMDRFREKYRQCDILLIDDVQFLSNKIQTQEEFFHTFNELHAKGRQIVLTSDKPPKMINGLEERLKSRFEWGLIADITLPELETKIAIINKKCELDGIALGSDIVHYIASNMGDNIREIESAIINLNAYASLMRQEITLEFAKNVMREQIKEKRNNITLEDIIHLISKELNIKPSEIKSKKRSKNIVEARRIGIYLARTLTPNSMPSLASFFGMRDHTAVSHNMKKINELIDNDEHFRLRLEELKHKVLTKEKETL from the coding sequence TAGAGATGTTACGTCACGAAATTCCAACCCAAGAATTTGAACGTTACATTCAACAACTCTCCTTTTTTGAAAAAGCATCGCGTTCTGATTTAGTGGTATTTACCGCACCTAATATTCTCATTTGTAATTGGGTAAAAACCAAGTACGCTAGTAAAATTTCCCATTTGTTTGAAGTAAAAACAGGCATCAAACCAACGGTTAAAATCGTTCCTGAAAATAAAAAATCCCATGTTTCCACCGCTGGGGCATCTGTGCCACTTACCCTTCTTGAGGAAACAAAACAAACCAAAAGTACCCTTTTAAATCCCTCTTATCAATTTGAGAGTTTTGTCGTGGGAAGTTCTAACCAATACGCCTACAGTGCTGCCAAATCTATCGCCGAAAAACCTGGCAAAATGTACAATCCTGTCTTTATTTACGGCCCTACAGGTTTAGGAAAAACCCACCTTATTCACGCTATTGGTAATTTTTCACTCACGCAGGGAAAGTCGGTGATTTATACCACCATCGAACAGTTCATGAACGATTTTACCTACAACCTCAAAAACGGTAGTATGGACAGATTTCGTGAAAAATACCGCCAGTGCGATATCTTGCTCATCGACGATGTGCAGTTTCTTTCCAATAAAATTCAAACCCAAGAAGAATTTTTTCACACCTTTAACGAACTTCACGCTAAAGGGCGGCAGATTGTGCTCACCTCTGATAAACCACCAAAAATGATTAATGGTCTTGAAGAGCGTTTAAAAAGCCGTTTTGAGTGGGGGCTCATTGCTGACATTACCTTGCCAGAACTTGAAACAAAAATCGCCATTATTAACAAAAAATGTGAGCTTGATGGCATTGCTTTAGGCAGTGATATTGTCCACTACATCGCTTCAAATATGGGTGACAACATCCGTGAAATTGAAAGCGCCATCATTAATCTCAACGCCTATGCATCCTTGATGCGCCAAGAAATCACCCTAGAGTTTGCCAAAAACGTCATGCGCGAACAAATCAAAGAAAAACGCAACAACATTACCCTTGAAGACATCATTCATCTTATTTCTAAAGAGCTCAACATCAAGCCCAGTGAAATCAAATCTAAAAAACGCAGTAAAAACATCGTCGAAGCTAGACGCATCGGGATTTATCTCGCCCGTACACTTACCCCAAATTCTATGCCTTCTTTAGCCTCTTTTTTTGGAATGCGTGACCATACAGCTGTTTCTCATAACATGAAAAAAATTAATGAACTTATTGACAATGATGAGCACTTTAGATTGCGTCTTGAAGAGTTAAAACATAAAGTATTAACCAAAGAAAAAGAGACCTTATGA
- the gyrB gene encoding DNA topoisomerase (ATP-hydrolyzing) subunit B has product MNNYGAENIKVLKGLEAVRKRPGMYIGDTNINGLHHMIYEAVDNSIDEAMAGYCDTIHVELTQEGSAIITDNGRGIPTDLHEGENLPAATVVLTVLHAGGKFDKDTYKVSGGLHGVGISVVNALSEKLVMQIKRGGEEFRQEFSKGIPQTPLDVIGKTRKTGTMIEFWPDQTIFETVDFDYEVLSKRFRELAYLNPKIKIVFKDGRVGKEETFHFEGGIEQFVTDLNKKEIVAKPVYFSERIEDLEIDIALMYNSTYSETLLSFVNNIKTPDGGTHEAGFRAGLTRAIVNYISNNANQREKDTKITGDDIREGLIAVVSVKVPEPQFEGQTKGKLGSSYVKPLTQKLAYEQLVKYFEENPIEAKAIMGKALAAARGREAAKKARDLTRRKDSMSVGTLPGKLADCQSKDPSNSEIYLVEGDSAGGSAKQGRDRVFQAILPLKGKILNVEKSRLDKILKSDEIKNMITALGCGIGDEFEEERLRYHKVIIMTDADVDGSHIQTLLLTFFFRFLNPVIENGYVYLAQPPLYRFKKGKKEIYLKDEKALNDYLIEMGIEAIEFETIGLKDMMEYLKIISAYRNILKELEKRFSVIGAVRHMIENPDIVALPTPKLYETMKAYLENEGYNILNSMVNEEEIRLYIQTNDGLEELVINDTLFTSPLYEEALYIYDKMKERDMSIFKGEDPIEVLNRVERHAKKGAYIQRYKGLGEMNPEQLWETTMNPENRRLLRVTIDDALSASDTFSLFMGDEVEPRRKYIQDHAKDVKHLDV; this is encoded by the coding sequence ATGAACAATTACGGAGCAGAAAATATTAAAGTCCTTAAAGGACTTGAAGCAGTACGAAAACGACCAGGAATGTATATTGGTGATACCAACATTAACGGCCTTCATCATATGATTTATGAAGCGGTCGATAACTCTATTGATGAAGCGATGGCAGGATACTGTGACACTATACATGTAGAGCTTACCCAAGAGGGTTCTGCTATTATTACTGATAACGGTAGAGGTATTCCTACAGACCTTCATGAGGGAGAAAACCTTCCTGCAGCAACGGTTGTACTTACTGTTTTACATGCGGGTGGAAAATTTGATAAAGATACCTATAAAGTCAGTGGGGGTTTGCACGGGGTTGGTATTTCTGTTGTAAATGCTTTGTCTGAAAAATTGGTGATGCAAATTAAACGGGGTGGTGAAGAATTTCGTCAAGAATTTTCTAAAGGGATTCCCCAAACTCCTCTTGATGTGATTGGAAAAACACGAAAAACAGGCACCATGATTGAGTTTTGGCCTGATCAGACTATTTTTGAAACGGTTGATTTTGATTATGAAGTCCTCTCAAAGCGTTTTAGAGAGCTAGCTTATCTTAACCCAAAAATCAAAATTGTTTTTAAAGACGGACGTGTTGGTAAAGAAGAAACCTTTCATTTTGAGGGAGGTATTGAGCAATTTGTCACGGATTTAAATAAAAAAGAAATTGTGGCAAAACCGGTCTATTTTTCTGAAAGAATTGAAGATTTAGAGATTGATATTGCGTTGATGTATAACAGTACTTACAGTGAAACACTCCTCTCTTTTGTTAATAACATTAAAACCCCTGATGGAGGAACCCACGAAGCAGGGTTTCGTGCAGGGTTGACGCGAGCAATTGTCAATTATATTAGTAATAATGCAAACCAGCGGGAAAAAGATACAAAAATCACGGGTGATGATATCCGTGAAGGTCTAATCGCTGTAGTAAGCGTTAAAGTTCCCGAACCTCAATTTGAAGGCCAAACCAAGGGAAAATTAGGCAGTTCTTATGTAAAACCTTTAACCCAAAAACTGGCCTACGAACAATTAGTAAAATATTTTGAAGAAAATCCCATTGAGGCTAAAGCCATCATGGGTAAAGCCCTAGCAGCAGCACGTGGACGCGAAGCAGCTAAAAAAGCTAGGGATTTAACCCGACGTAAAGATTCCATGAGTGTGGGAACCTTGCCAGGGAAATTAGCCGATTGCCAAAGTAAAGACCCTAGTAACAGTGAGATTTATTTGGTGGAAGGAGATAGTGCGGGTGGTTCTGCCAAACAAGGGCGCGACCGTGTGTTTCAAGCGATTTTGCCTTTAAAAGGAAAAATTCTCAACGTTGAAAAAAGCCGTTTGGATAAAATTTTAAAATCTGATGAGATTAAAAACATGATTACAGCCCTTGGATGTGGGATTGGGGATGAATTTGAAGAAGAAAGACTGCGTTATCATAAGGTCATTATTATGACCGATGCGGACGTGGATGGAAGTCATATTCAAACCTTGCTACTCACGTTTTTTTTCCGTTTTTTGAACCCTGTCATTGAAAACGGATATGTTTACCTTGCGCAACCGCCCCTTTATCGCTTTAAAAAAGGAAAAAAAGAGATTTATCTTAAAGATGAAAAAGCGCTCAATGATTATCTCATTGAAATGGGGATTGAAGCCATTGAATTTGAAACCATTGGGTTAAAAGATATGATGGAATACCTTAAAATTATTTCAGCGTATCGTAATATTTTAAAAGAGTTAGAAAAGCGCTTTTCGGTGATTGGTGCAGTCCGTCACATGATTGAAAATCCCGACATCGTAGCACTTCCAACGCCTAAACTTTATGAAACCATGAAAGCATACCTTGAAAATGAAGGGTATAACATTCTTAATTCAATGGTAAATGAAGAAGAGATTCGTCTTTATATTCAAACGAATGACGGACTGGAAGAGTTAGTCATTAATGACACACTCTTTACAAGCCCTTTGTATGAAGAAGCCCTTTATATTTATGACAAAATGAAAGAAAGAGACATGAGTATTTTTAAAGGAGAAGATCCTATTGAAGTACTTAATCGTGTCGAACGTCATGCGAAAAAAGGTGCTTATATCCAACGCTACAAAGGTTTGGGTGAAATGAACCCCGAACAACTATGGGAAACAACCATGAATCCAGAAAACAGACGCTTACTTCGTGTTACTATTGATGATGCACTTTCTGCAAGTGACACGTTTTCTCTTTTTATGGGGGATGAAGTTGAACCACGCCGAAAATATATCCAAGATCATGCCAAAGATGTAAAACATTTGGACGTGTAG
- the dnaN gene encoding DNA polymerase III subunit beta has product MKVSIHKSVLETVLVNTQPYLEKKDLSQITSHLYLRTFEDALEIKATDYEIGLTYHTHSIKIINEGIATANGKKLLDIIKILKDDEITLETINDYLYIKQKNSKFKLPMFNPSDFPDFPHVDEKPKFDINSTQLVRAIKKIAPAIDTNNPKFELNGALIDIKENYINLVATDTKRLALIRLEAPTDHAFSLIIPKKAISEIQKLFFDDIEIFYDGTTLIAKSNHFQFFTKLINGKFPDYARIIPQEKKYRLRLAKEKIVESLKQIAIISQEMKLTFKPDKITFESLNDDNIEAKTEIEFVTGLEEEIYLALNSRYMLDFLSNIEESSFTLGYNDAGLPFTLESENFKTIIMPIMI; this is encoded by the coding sequence ATGAAAGTCTCGATTCACAAAAGCGTTCTTGAGACTGTTTTGGTTAATACCCAACCTTATCTGGAAAAAAAGGATTTAAGCCAAATCACCTCCCATTTGTATCTACGAACTTTTGAAGATGCACTTGAAATCAAAGCAACCGACTACGAAATAGGGCTCACTTACCATACCCATTCGATTAAAATCATCAATGAGGGCATTGCTACAGCCAATGGTAAAAAACTCCTTGACATCATCAAAATTCTCAAAGACGATGAAATTACCCTTGAAACAATTAATGACTATTTGTATATTAAACAGAAAAATTCTAAATTTAAACTCCCTATGTTTAATCCCAGTGATTTTCCTGATTTCCCCCACGTAGACGAAAAACCAAAATTTGACATCAACTCAACACAATTAGTACGTGCTATTAAAAAAATAGCTCCTGCTATTGACACGAACAATCCAAAATTTGAACTTAATGGTGCCTTGATTGATATTAAAGAAAATTACATTAACCTTGTTGCAACCGACACTAAGCGTTTAGCGCTTATTAGACTTGAAGCACCTACAGATCATGCTTTTTCCCTCATTATCCCCAAAAAAGCTATTAGTGAAATTCAAAAACTCTTTTTTGATGATATTGAGATTTTTTACGATGGAACAACCCTTATTGCCAAGTCTAACCATTTTCAATTTTTTACTAAATTAATTAATGGTAAATTTCCCGATTACGCACGCATTATCCCTCAAGAAAAAAAATACCGCTTGCGCTTAGCAAAAGAAAAAATCGTTGAATCTTTAAAACAAATTGCTATTATTTCTCAAGAGATGAAACTCACCTTTAAGCCCGATAAGATAACCTTTGAAAGTCTTAATGATGACAATATTGAAGCTAAAACAGAAATTGAGTTTGTCACAGGACTTGAAGAAGAGATCTATTTAGCCCTTAATAGCCGCTATATGTTGGACTTTTTAAGTAACATTGAAGAGAGTAGTTTTACCTTAGGGTATAATGACGCTGGTCTGCCTTTTACCCTAGAGAGCGAAAATTTCAAAACCATCATCATGCCAATCATGATTTAA